One part of the Lotus japonicus ecotype B-129 chromosome 2, LjGifu_v1.2 genome encodes these proteins:
- the LOC130739821 gene encoding uncharacterized protein LOC130739821 has protein sequence MTIMRGEQLKHDHREKDFGNFHGNFDLNETAEEFEQQPDVQWELLENHQSRCNELSGKMEKHGDNLSVEAQQHGEQVPQTRTFEGRVDHLLFLAQSAEVVAQSEDRVAQTHTNNQSKDVHNNMVDQISQEHASIVTADDQECSRKVHEGLSAFSHVSSQRNRLCHEVVRTRLTQIRKHARCKYLIMDEETTEHNQCKHSRGKTMRLSQIKHQARCKSKNDLSPPPMIIGPRNEQPRGRILRLSKMKHQARCKENSTVKEGAEEHMDMSQYCNRLKENSEAQKESIPVKRLRLTQLRREVRAGSLSSIMQRPGQN, from the exons ATGACAATTATGCGAGGTGAGCAGTTAAAACATGATCATCGAGAAAAGGACTTTGGTAATTTTCATGGAAACTTCGATCTGAATGAAACTGCTGAAGAGTTTGAGCAGCAGCCTGATGTGCAGTGGGAATTATTAGAAAATCACCAAAGCAGATGTAATGAATTATCTGGAAAGATGGAGAAGCATGGAGATAACCTTAGTGTGGAGGCCCAACAACATGGAGAACAGGTACCTCAGACAAGGACTTTCGAGGGGCGTGTTGATCACTTGCTCTTTCTTGCACAATCTGCTGAGGTAGTTGCGCAATCGGAAGATAGGGTGGCTCAAACGCATACAAACAACCAAAGTAAAG ACGTACATAACAACATGGTTGATCAAATCTCACAAGAACATGCTAGCATTGTAACTGCTGATG ATCAGGAATGCTCTAGAAAAGTACATGAGGGATTATCAGCATTTTCTCATGTAAGTAGTCAGAGGAACAGGCTTTGTCATGAAGTTGTAAGAACCCGCTTAACTCAAATTCGAAAGCACGCTAGATGTAAATATCTAATAATGGATGAAGAGACTACCGAGCATAACCAATGCAAGCATTCACGAGGAAAAACAATGCGCCTGAGCCAAATAAAGCATCAAGCTAGGTGTAAAAGTAAGAATGATTTGTCACCACCACCAATGATAATTGGACCCAGAAATGAGCAACCACGTGGAAGAATACTTCGACTGAGTAAGATGAAACATCAAGCTCGTTGCAAAGAGAATTCAACAGTGAAAGAGGGGGCCGAGGAGCATATGGATATGAGTCAATATTGCAATAGATTGAAAG AAAACTCAGAAGCACAAAAGGAGTCTATACCTGTGAAAAGATTACGCTTAACTCAATTGAGACGTGAAGTTCGTGCAGGGAGTCTAAGTTCTATTATGCAAAGACCCGGTCAGAATTAG
- the LOC130739822 gene encoding probable apyrase 6, translating into MRRSNARNRFGSSPNKMDPKLQIRSTNLFARNNNNNASSSSSSRSLCSNHTFLIPFLFSLLLLFFSYHAFFSSGTGGFRYRIIVDGGSTGSRVHVFKFKVGDSVFDFGKEGLASMRVNPGLSSFAEDPDGAGGSLSELVEFSKGWIPRESWRDTEIRLMATAGLRMLDAEVQGRILESCRRLLRSSGFRFRDDWASVITGSDEGVYAWVVANYALGALGGDPLETTGIIELGGASAQVTFVSREAMLPMFSRAVQFGNITYNLYSHSFLHLGLNAAHDSWREALISGDLSLASQFIQEGLHVDPCTPSGYSYNVDSGKFSPSSYSKINQYHSTVQTRGNFSECRSAALMLLQKGKESCSYQHCDIGSTFIPKLQGKFLATENFFHTSKFFGLGSRAYLSKLITAGQEFCGDDWLRLKKKYVSHDEEDLLRYCFSSAYIVALLHDSLGIAPNDERVKVASQVGSIPLDWALGAFILQTTNDVDILNHGWIASFFSDESPTFLSLVGIFIILLFTAWSVSRWRKPQLKTIYDLEKGRYIITRIGR; encoded by the exons ATGCGACGATCGAATGCCCGCAATCGGTTCGGTTCGAGTCCCAACAAAATGGATCCGAAGCTCCAAATCCGCTCCACCAACCTCTTCGCtcgcaacaacaacaacaacgcttcatcttcttcttcctccaggTCCCTCTGCTCCAACCACACCTTCCTCATTCCCTTCCTCTTCTCCCTCCTCCTCCTATTCTTCTCCTACCACGCCTTCTTCTCCTCCGGTACCGGCGGTTTCCGGTACCGGATCATCGTGGATGGTGGCAGCACGGGGAGCAGGGTCCACGTCTTCAAATTCAAAGTGGGTGATAGTGTGTTCGATTTCGGGAAGGAGGGGTTGGCGTCGATGAGGGTGAACCCGGGTTTGTCGTCGTTCGCGGAGGATCCGGATGGGGCGGGCGGGTCGCTTTCGGAGCTGGTGGAATTCTCGAAGGGTTGGATCCCGAGGGAGAGTTGGAGGGATACTGAGATTCGGCTTATGGCTACTGCTGGGTTGAGGATGCTGGATGCGGAGGTGCAGGGGAGGATCCTTGAGTCTTGTAGGAGGCTCTTGCGTTCTTCTGGGTTCAGGTTTAGGGATGATTGGGCTTCTGTCATCACAG GTTCTGATGAAGGAGTGTATGCTTGGGTTGTTGCTAATTATGCACTGGGAGCTCTTGGAGGTGATCCTTTGGAGACAACTGGGATCATTGAACTTGGTGGTGCTTCTGCTCAG GTGACCTTTGTATCAAGAGAAGCAATGCTGCCCATGTTCTCACGTGCTGTTCAATTTGGGAATATCACATACAACCTTTACAGTCACAGCTTTCTTCATTTGGGCCtg AATGCTGCTCATGACTCATGGAGAGAAGCACTTATATCAGGAGATTTAAGCCTGG CTTCTCAATTTATTCAGGAGGGGTTGCATGTAGATCCTTGTACACCTTCAGGGTACTCTTATAATGTTGATTCAGGGAAGTTCTCTCCTAGCTCATACAGTAAAATAAACCAATATCATTCCACTGTTCAAACAAGAGGAAACTTTTCAGAGTGCAGATCTGCAGCATTGATGCTACTACAAAAAGGGAAAG AATCATGTTCCTATCAACATTGTGACATAGGATCAACTTTCATACCTAAGCTTCAGGGCAAATTTTTAGCGACAGAAAATTTCTTTCACACATCAAAG TTTTTCGGATTGGGGTCAAGGGCCTATCTGTCCAAGTTGATAACTGCTGGGCAGGAATTCTGTGGAGATGATTggttaaggctgaagaaaaaatATGTATCTCATGACGAGGAAGATTTACTTCGATATTGCTTCTCTTCAGCATACATTGTTGCTCTGCTTCATGACAGTCTTGGAATTGCTCCAAATGATGAGAG GGTCAAGGTTGCTAGTCAGGTAGGAAGTATTCCGCTTGATTGGGCTTTGGGAGCTTTTATTCTGCAAACCACTAATGATGTAGATATACTGAACCACGGCTGGATTGCTTCCTTTTTCAGTGATGAATCGCCAACTTTCCTCTCACTTGTTGGAATTTTTATAATATTGTTATTTACAGCATGGTCTGTATCTAGGTGGAGGAAACCTCAGTTGAAGACAATATATGATCTAGAAAAAGGGCGATATATAATTACACGAATTGGTAGATAA
- the LOC130739825 gene encoding PHD finger protein MALE STERILITY 1, producing MLEILEPASIKVKAMLNVEVIGNKKRKRCGRIFRFKNFGEPGYPVMFTGPSFRENVSALLEFANLESSLSMGVSIWSFQLEVHHHPPLHIFLFVIEEPIEAALNRHCKHCQYVGWGNHFICNKKYHFLLPSKEALATCKSCEGCCDAAIATLMNNGKSQLIELQGHMMHGVFHSNGFGHLVCVNGLETGSNLAGNQIMEFWNRLCNGLQARLVILQLYEEKKNLKERLIDKFVLSCDRKVSLNDTSQKRGMELRLVNGVAHSAPWFGRWGYKFGRGSFGVTQSMYHKAIEAIRSLPLYLLTHHIGNSNHEIPIIFSRYQTLSDQSLVTLGDLFYYMLELKSRLPRETSIGASSNAMAETNCRWSPKRIEMATRVIVEALKRTEFRWISRQQVRDAARAYIGDTGLLDFVLKSLGNHVVGNYLVRRSLNPVTKVLEYCLEDISNVYPCKKVKENKYKITRAQLIKDIHYLYKYILIDPKPVIGSEFLSGITLASRIILDTKYFIRDYSGEVPLEVQLGSEGKLSLNCTILLRNNAGPDEYFNKARITYVNAVALNAGPDEYLPPYECIQLKSSATVNDLKVEVERNFREIYWGLRSFVVESSGNLNANGTEMVFGLIEVGGKVVLEGWCGDMMGMNMIEQMCENDPNIGIVDCSCGTKEDDGERMVSCDICEIRQHTRCVGIPNDEQVPHIFLCKRCEQEIVLFPSLP from the exons ATGCTAGAAATTCTAGAGCCAGCATCCATAAAAGTGAAGGCCATGTTGAATGTAGAGGTAATTGGCAACAAGAAAAGGAAGAGATGTGGGAGAATTTTCAGGTTCAAGAACTTTGGTGAGCCAGGGTACCCTGTTATGTTTACAGGGCCATCATTTCGTGAGAATGTGAGTGCATTACTTGAATTTGCGAATTTGGAGAGTAGTTTAAGCATGGGAGTGTCCATATGGTCATTTCAACTTGAAGTTCATCACCACCCACCTTTGCATATCTTCTTGTTTGTGATTGAAGAGCCAATTGAAGCAGCTCTGAATCGTCACTGCAAGCATTGTCAATACGTTG GCTGGGGTAACCATTTCATATGCAATAAGAAGTATCATTTCTTGTTACCCTCAAAGGAGGCACTGGCTACCTGCAAAAGCTGTGAAGGGTGTTGTGATGCTGCAATTGCTACATTAATGAATAATGGTAAGTCCCAATTAATAGAATTACAGGGCCATATGATGCATGGTGTTTTTCACTCTAACGGATTCGGGCATTTGGTATGTGTGAATGGATTGGAAACGGGTTCAAATTTGGCTGGAAATCAGATCATGGAGTTTTGGAATCGCTTGTGCAACGGATTACAAGCAAGGTTAGTCATCCTGCAactttatgaagaaaaaaagaactTAAAAGAAAGACTAATTGATAAATTTGTACTTTCATGTGATAGGAAAGTGAGTTTGAATGACACTTCACAGAAAAGAGGCATGGAACTAAGACTTGTCAATGGAGTAGCTCATAGCGCGCCATGGTTCGGTCGTTGGGGCTATAAATTCGGTCGAGGAAGCTTCGGTGTAACTCAATCCATGTACCACAAAGCCATAGAAGCAATCAGAAGCTTGCCACTATACTTACTCACACACCACATTGGCAATTCCAACCATGAAATCCCAATCATCTTCTCAAGGTATCAAACACTTTCAGACCAGTCTCTAGTGACCCTCGGTGACCTATTTTATTACATGTTAGAGCTCAAGTCACGCCTTCCCCGCGAAACCAGCATCGGTGCGTCCTCTAACGCCATGGCTGAGACCAATTGTCGCTGGTCCCCTAAAAGGATTGAGATGGCAACAAGGGTCATTGTTGAGGCCTTGAAAAGGACAGAATTCAGGTGGATCTCAAGGCAGCAAGTTAGAGACGCTGCTCGCGCCTACATCGGTGACACCGGTTTGTTGGATTTCGTTTTGAAGTCACTAGGGAACCATGTCGTTGGAAACTACCTCGTTCGCCGAAGCTTGAATCCCGTGACCAAGGTCTTGGAATATTGCTTAGAAGACATCTCCAATGTGTACCCTTGTAAGAAAGTGAAGGAAAACAAGTACAAGATCACAAGGGCTCAACTTATCAAAGACATTCATTATTTGTACAAGTACATTCTCATAGACCCAAAACCAGTGATAGGGTCAGAGTTTCTCTCAGGTATAACATTGGCTTCTAGGATAATCCTTGACACCAAGTATTTCATCAGAGATTACTCTGGAGAGGTTCCTTTGGAGGTTCAATTAGGCTCAGAAGGGAAACTTAGCCTTAATTGCACAATTTTGTTGAGGAACAATGCAGGTCCTGATGAGTATTTTAACAAGGCTAGAATCACTTATGTGAATGCAGTTGCGTTAAATGCAGGTCCCGATGAGTACTTGCCGCCTTATGAGTGTATCCAATTGAAAAGCAGTGCTACAGTGAATGACTTGAAGGTGGAAGTTGAAAGGAATTTCAGGGAAATCTATTGGGGGTTAAGGAGTTTTGTGGTTGAATCAAGTGGGAATTTGAATGCTAATGGGACAGAAATGGTTTTTGGGCTAATTGAAGTGGGTGGGAAAGTTGTGCTTGAAGGTTGGTGTGGTGACATGATGGGAATGAACATGATTGAGCAAATGTGTGAAAATGATCCAAACATTGGCATTGTGGATTGCAGTTGTGGAACTAAAGAGGATGATGGTGAGAGAATGGTGTCTTGTGATATCTGTGAAATTAGGCAGCATACTAGGTGTGTTGGCATTCCGAATGATGAACAAGTTCCTCACATTTTTCTCTGCAAGAGGTGCGAGCAAGAAATTGTTCTGTTCCCTTCATTGCCATAG
- the LOC130739823 gene encoding L-type lectin-domain containing receptor kinase S.4-like: protein MLTLVQFLSVLLLLLVPVSSQVDQLLFPGFKDVVVGARSNLTLSGVAEIQKNGILRLTNDTSRLMGHAFYPSPFQLKNTTTGKVFSFSSCFALVVVPEYPKLGGHGLAFAIAPSLDLNALPSQYLGLFNPTDVGNFSNHLFAVEFDTVQDFVFGDINDNHVGIDINGLQSNASATAGYYADDAANLTKQDLNIKGGVPILAWVDYDSAQNLVSVTLSPSSTKPRKPLLSFHVDLSPILHDTMYVGFSASTGLLASSHYILGWSFKINGPAPPLDLSALPQLPRPKKKQPASLIAGVSVAVVVIALCCIAVGIYLYRKIKNADVIEAWELEVGPHRYSYQELKKATRGFKEKELLGRGGFGGVYKGTLPNSKIQVAVKRVSHESKQGLREFVSEIASIGRLRHRNLCQLLGWCRRRGDLLLVYEFMANGSLDRYLFNGAEVVLSWEQRFKIIKDVASALLYLHEGYEQVVVHRDVKASNVLLDFELNAKLGDFGLARLYEHGANPSTTRVVGTLGYLAPELPRTGKATTGSDVFAFGALLLEVACGRRPIEPKALQEELILVDWVWDSFKEGRVLDVVDPKLNGKFDEREVLMVLKLGLICSYDLPTARPSMRQVARILDGEVELSDDLRKPGGIDQQEGFDEFCHSLASSSFDKMSSSSYYGNRDIDTAFLSYGNSPRSLLHDRGETR from the coding sequence ATGCTCACCCTTGTTCAATTCTTATCAGTGTTGTTGCTACTTTTGGTCCCAGTTTCATCACAGGTTGACCAGCTTCTATTTCCTGGATTCAAAGATGTTGTTGTGGGTGCAAGAAGCAATCTAACCTTGAGTGGAGTAGCAGAGATACAGAAAAATGGAATCCTCAGATTGACAAACGACACAAGCAGATTAATGGGTCATGCTTTCTACCCTTCACCTTTTCAGCTCAAGAACACTACCACTGGTAAAGTTTTCTCGTTTTCTTCCTGTTTTGCTCTTGTTGTTGTCCCTGAGTATCCCAAGCTTGGTGGGCATGGCTTAGCTTTTGCAATTGCACCTTCCCTTGATCTCAATGCTCTACCTAGTCAGTATCTTGGTCTCTTCAATCCCACTGATGTTGGTAACTTCTCCAACCATCTCTTTGCTGTTGAGTTTGACACTGTTCAAGATTTTGTGTTCGGAGATATTAATGATAACCATGTTGGAATCGACATCAATGGTTTGCAATCCAATGCTTCTGCTACCGCAGGTTACTATGCTGATGATGCTGCTAATTTAACCAAACAAGATCTCAATATCAAAGGTGGGGTACCCATTTTAGCTTGGGTTGATTATGATTCTGCACAAAATTTAGTATCTGTAACGctttctccttcttcaaccAAACCCAGAAAGCCATTGTTGTCTTTTCATGTTGATCTCTCTCCCATTCTTCATGATACTATGTATGTTGGGTTCTCTGCATCCACTGGTTTGCTAGCTAGCTCCCATTATATATTGGGTTGGAGCTTTAAAATCAATGGACCAGCACCACCCCTTGATCTCTCTGCTCTCCCACAGCTTCCGCGGCCGAAGAAGAAACAACCGGCGTCTCTCATAGCAGGGGTTTCGGTCGCGGTGGTTGTTATTGCATTATGTTGCATTGCTGTTGGCATTTACCTGTACAGAAAAATCAAGAATGCTGATGTTATAGAGGCGTGGGAGCTTGAAGTTGGGCCACACAGGTACTCCTACCAAGAGCTCAAGAAAGCTACAAGAGGTTTCAAGGAGAAAGAGTTACTGGGGAGAGGTGGTTTTGGCGGTGTTTACAAAGGAACATTGCCAAATTCGAAGATTCAAGTTGCGGTTAAGCGAGTTTCACATGAATCTAAACAAGGCCTGAGGGAATTCGTGTCCGAAATAGCCAGTATAGGCCGGCTTCGCCACCGGAATTTGTGTCAGTTACTGGGCTGGTGCCGCCGTCGGGGTGACCTTCTACTTGTCTATGAATTCATGGCTAATGGGAGCTTGGACAGGTACTTGTTTAATGGGGCAGAGGTTGTGCTGAGTTGGGAACAGAGGTTTAAGATAATAAAGGATGTTGCTTCAGCTCTTTTGTATCTACATGAAGGCTATGAGCAGGTGGTGGTACACAGGGATGTGAAAGCTAGCAATGTGCTTCTAGATTTTGAACTCAATGCAAAGCTAGGTGATTTTGGATTGGCTAGATTGTATGAACATGGAGCTAACCCAAGCACAACAAGAGTGGTGGGTACCTTAGGCTATCTGGCACCAGAATTGCCTAGAACAGGAAAGGCAACTACAGGCTCTGATGTTTTCGCTTTCGGTGCACTCTTGTTGGAGGTCGCTTGTGGGCGAAGGCCTATTGAACCGAAGGCATTACAAGAAGAGTTGATTTTGGTGGATTGGGTGTGGGACTCATTCAAAGAAGGAAGAGTACTTGATGTGGTGGACCCTAAACTAAATGGCAAATTTGATGAAAGGGAGGTGCTCATGGTGTTGAAATTGGGTTTAATATGCTCTTATGATTTACCCACTGCAAGGCCTAGCATGAGGCAAGTAGCGAGGATCTTGGATGGAGAGGTTGAGTTGTCTGATGACTTGAGAAAGCCAGGAGGTATAGATCAACAGGAAGGGTTTGATGAATTTTGTCACTcacttgcatcttcttcatTTGATAAGATGAGCTCAAGCTCCTACTATGGAAATAGAGACATAGACACTGCTTTTCTTTCTTATGGTAATTCACCTCGTTCCCTTCTCCATGATAGAGGAGAAACAAGGTGA